A genomic region of Streptosporangium lutulentum contains the following coding sequences:
- a CDS encoding outer membrane protein assembly factor BamB family protein: protein MIGKTRWERQLHQRISASAVAVAEDRVVVHERHTRLVCLDRYDGSVRWDVPIGTWPRAVVVAGDRCLVLAQDTDQLSCLDLTTGAALWRAGLPQYSGHVVATAETVIVGGWRGYTPMAAFNLKNGRPLWRAQQPTATVLPGLGPKMWTPAVMRRAGPYRTAARR, encoded by the coding sequence ATGATCGGGAAGACACGGTGGGAGCGGCAGCTCCATCAGAGGATTTCCGCTTCGGCGGTGGCGGTGGCGGAAGATCGCGTCGTCGTCCATGAGCGCCATACTCGGCTTGTCTGCCTGGATCGCTACGACGGCTCGGTCCGTTGGGACGTTCCGATAGGAACCTGGCCGCGTGCCGTCGTTGTCGCCGGCGATCGCTGCCTGGTTCTGGCGCAGGACACCGATCAATTGTCCTGCCTCGATCTCACGACAGGGGCTGCGCTGTGGCGTGCCGGGTTGCCGCAATACTCGGGGCATGTCGTGGCTACCGCGGAGACGGTCATCGTCGGTGGCTGGCGCGGTTACACACCCATGGCAGCTTTCAACCTGAAGAACGGACGGCCTCTGTGGCGGGCACAGCAGCCCACGGCCACGGTGCTCCCGGGCCTTGGCCCCAAAATGTGGACACCAGCTGTCATGCGGCGAGCAGGACCCTATCGGACCGCTGCTCGTAGGTGA